The Mytilus edulis chromosome 12, xbMytEdul2.2, whole genome shotgun sequence genome contains a region encoding:
- the LOC139498977 gene encoding serine/arginine repetitive matrix protein 1-like isoform X2, which translates to MPSPRRRSRDRRSRSRSPYRRPPPRRSKSRSPRRRPPPRRSRSRSRTPRRLSPHRSRTHSPARRPLRRSRSRNRSISPRRRGSPLPRVRPPVRRSQSPRRRPLGPRSLSPRSRPVRRSPKRISTGQVYSHLEKDRRRQSPHSSTDLRGRRSQSPVLSPRNSSHHAPRERSISPSPKKAAPPKIRHKTDFISGIIVATPIRRQLLSDRFITDDQKHQGDIVVEDNIVIAIQRGPHAMHASPMEISREFDSNNVIVHRRKDEGKKSIFDREEIKIFGFDNILDENVYEEKRIISVVPSASHSSSKRRHSPEVIRKFKHGPEIKLNFRPDPKYESLVKEEDNDRIKRVEKNPNDLRHSLSKRKQDEGPSFDARKKIDAKRKSTDGNRKDSNRVFDRIGGRQRERKKDGSRERKPERSTSGRDRDGKRPDGEKPNQEQRLPDFKNRPDKFRYEEWKENPELIPRNPSYFEHDNREGQRGFRGRGRGFRGRPPFRGRGRGFRGSSRGFSSSSRDNRDNRDNRDTRDSYKERESTWKHDLFDKIKDEDEKEKPSSTTEN; encoded by the exons ATGCCTTCACCAAGACGACGTTCCAGAGATAGAAG gtcaaggtcaagatCACCTTACAGAAGACCTCCACCAAGAAGGTCAAAGTCAAGATCACCAAGAAGGAGACCACCCCCAAGGCGTTCAAGATCCAGATCTCGTACACCAAGAAGACTTTCTCCTCATCGTTCAAGAACACATTCTCCAGCTAGACGGCCATTAAGAAGGTCAAGGTCAAGAAACAGGTCAATATCTCCAAGACGAAGAGGATCACCATTACCAAGAGTAAGACCACCTGTAAGGAGGTCACAATCCCCAAGAAGACGCCCTTTAGGTCCTAGATCACTTTCACCAAGGAGCAGACCAGTACGGAGATCTCCCAAGAGGATCAGTACAGGACAGGTATACAGTCATCTTGAGAAAGACAGGAGGAGACAATCACCACATTCATCAACAGATTTAAGAGGTCGCAGAAGTCAATCACCAGTTTTATCTCCCAG GAATTCATCACATCATGCTCCAAGAGAGAGAAGTATTTCACCATCACCAAAAAAGGCAGCCCCTCCTAAGATCCGACATAAAACTGACTTTATCAGTGGCATTATTGTTGCCACACCAATCCGTAGGCAGTTGTTGTCCGATAGATTTATAACAGATGATCAAAAACATCAGGGAGACATTGTGGTTGAGGACAATATTGTAATTGCAATTCAAAGAGGACCCCATGCCATGCATGCGTCACCAATGGAAATTAGTCGAGAATTTGACTCAAATAATGTTATCGTTCACAGACGGAAAGATGAAGGTAAAAAGTCGATTTTTGATCGTGAGGAAATTAAGATATTCGGTTTTGACAATATTCTGGATGAGAATGTTTATGAGGAGAAGAGAATTATTAGTGTTGTTCCATCTGCATCACATAGTTCATCTAAAAG ACGACACAGTCCAGAAGTGATAAGAAAATTCAAGCATGGTCCAGAAATAAA GTTAAACTTTAGACCTGACCCTAAATATGAATCCTTAGTGAAGGAGGAAGATAATGACAGGATTAAAAGGGTGGAGAAAAATCCTAATGACCTACGACACAGTCTGTCAAAACGCAAACAAGATGAAGGTCCTAGTTTTGATGCTAG GAAGAAAATTGATGCTAAAAGAAAGAGTACCGATGGAAATAGAAAAGACAGTAATCGTGTATTTGACAGAATAGGAGGTCGACagagagaaagaaagaaagaTGGTTCTAGAGAAAGAAAGCCAGAAAGATCGACATCAGGACGGGACAGAG ATGGTAAAAGGCCTGATGGAGAGAAACCAAATCAAGAACAACGACTTCCTGATTTTAAAAACAGACCAG ATAAGTTTAGATATGAAGAATGGAAGGAAAATCCTGAGTTGATTCCTAGAAATCCTAGTTATTTTGAG CATGATAACAGAGAAGGTCAAAGAGGTTTTAGAGGCAGAGGTCGTGGCTTTAGAGGAAGACCCCCATTTAGGGGTAGAGGAAGAGGCTTCAGGGGGTCAAGTAGGGGATTCAGTAGTAGTTCAAGGGACAACAGAGACAACAGAGACAACAGGGACACAAGAGACAGTTACAAAG aAAGAGAATCCACGTggaaacatgatttatttgataaaataaaagatgaagatgAGAAAGAAAAACCATCAAGTACAACAGAAaattaa
- the LOC139498977 gene encoding thyroid hormone receptor-associated protein 3-like isoform X1 yields the protein MPSPRRRSRDRRSRSRSPYRRPPPRRSKSRSPRRRPPPRRSRSRSRTPRRLSPHRSRTHSPARRPLRRSRSRNRSISPRRRGSPLPRVRPPVRRSQSPRRRPLGPRSLSPRSRPVRRSPKRISTGQVYSHLEKDRRRQSPHSSTDLRGRRSQSPVLSPRNSSHHAPRERSISPSPKKAAPPKIRHKTDFISGIIVATPIRRQLLSDRFITDDQKHQGDIVVEDNIVIAIQRGPHAMHASPMEISREFDSNNVIVHRRKDEGKKSIFDREEIKIFGFDNILDENVYEEKRIISVVPSASHSSSKRRHSPEVIRKFKHGPEIKLNFRPDPKYESLVKEEDNDRIKRVEKNPNDLRHSLSKRKQDEGPSFDARKKIDAKRKSTDGNRKDSNRVFDRIGGRQRERKKDGSRERKPERSTSGRDRGKCYTYQTSGRDRDGKRPDGEKPNQEQRLPDFKNRPDKFRYEEWKENPELIPRNPSYFEHDNREGQRGFRGRGRGFRGRPPFRGRGRGFRGSSRGFSSSSRDNRDNRDNRDTRDSYKERESTWKHDLFDKIKDEDEKEKPSSTTEN from the exons ATGCCTTCACCAAGACGACGTTCCAGAGATAGAAG gtcaaggtcaagatCACCTTACAGAAGACCTCCACCAAGAAGGTCAAAGTCAAGATCACCAAGAAGGAGACCACCCCCAAGGCGTTCAAGATCCAGATCTCGTACACCAAGAAGACTTTCTCCTCATCGTTCAAGAACACATTCTCCAGCTAGACGGCCATTAAGAAGGTCAAGGTCAAGAAACAGGTCAATATCTCCAAGACGAAGAGGATCACCATTACCAAGAGTAAGACCACCTGTAAGGAGGTCACAATCCCCAAGAAGACGCCCTTTAGGTCCTAGATCACTTTCACCAAGGAGCAGACCAGTACGGAGATCTCCCAAGAGGATCAGTACAGGACAGGTATACAGTCATCTTGAGAAAGACAGGAGGAGACAATCACCACATTCATCAACAGATTTAAGAGGTCGCAGAAGTCAATCACCAGTTTTATCTCCCAG GAATTCATCACATCATGCTCCAAGAGAGAGAAGTATTTCACCATCACCAAAAAAGGCAGCCCCTCCTAAGATCCGACATAAAACTGACTTTATCAGTGGCATTATTGTTGCCACACCAATCCGTAGGCAGTTGTTGTCCGATAGATTTATAACAGATGATCAAAAACATCAGGGAGACATTGTGGTTGAGGACAATATTGTAATTGCAATTCAAAGAGGACCCCATGCCATGCATGCGTCACCAATGGAAATTAGTCGAGAATTTGACTCAAATAATGTTATCGTTCACAGACGGAAAGATGAAGGTAAAAAGTCGATTTTTGATCGTGAGGAAATTAAGATATTCGGTTTTGACAATATTCTGGATGAGAATGTTTATGAGGAGAAGAGAATTATTAGTGTTGTTCCATCTGCATCACATAGTTCATCTAAAAG ACGACACAGTCCAGAAGTGATAAGAAAATTCAAGCATGGTCCAGAAATAAA GTTAAACTTTAGACCTGACCCTAAATATGAATCCTTAGTGAAGGAGGAAGATAATGACAGGATTAAAAGGGTGGAGAAAAATCCTAATGACCTACGACACAGTCTGTCAAAACGCAAACAAGATGAAGGTCCTAGTTTTGATGCTAG GAAGAAAATTGATGCTAAAAGAAAGAGTACCGATGGAAATAGAAAAGACAGTAATCGTGTATTTGACAGAATAGGAGGTCGACagagagaaagaaagaaagaTGGTTCTAGAGAAAGAAAGCCAGAAAGATCGACATCAGGACGGGACAGAGGTAAATGTTATACTTATCAAACATCAGGACGGGACAGAG ATGGTAAAAGGCCTGATGGAGAGAAACCAAATCAAGAACAACGACTTCCTGATTTTAAAAACAGACCAG ATAAGTTTAGATATGAAGAATGGAAGGAAAATCCTGAGTTGATTCCTAGAAATCCTAGTTATTTTGAG CATGATAACAGAGAAGGTCAAAGAGGTTTTAGAGGCAGAGGTCGTGGCTTTAGAGGAAGACCCCCATTTAGGGGTAGAGGAAGAGGCTTCAGGGGGTCAAGTAGGGGATTCAGTAGTAGTTCAAGGGACAACAGAGACAACAGAGACAACAGGGACACAAGAGACAGTTACAAAG aAAGAGAATCCACGTggaaacatgatttatttgataaaataaaagatgaagatgAGAAAGAAAAACCATCAAGTACAACAGAAaattaa